One genomic segment of Streptomyces sp. RerS4 includes these proteins:
- a CDS encoding serine/threonine-protein kinase: MTDDRGRLLAGRYRLAELLGQGGMGTVWRAHDEQLDREVALKELRLPDDLDASLRKAWIGRLDREARAAARLKHPGVITVHDRIAGEDGRPWIVMELVNGGSLDDLIKEDGPLPPAEVAKIGRQVLDALRAVHATGVTHRDIKPANVLLEGDRVVLTDFGIAAVEGEPGLTRSGALMGTPAYMSPEQVRGLPATAESDLWSVGATLFTAVEGHPPFSGSGSWAVFVAIATEEPATAVRAGELAPVLTGLLRKDPAQRLTAEEAYDLLAGPAGEAEPSRPGPAPTSASTLRLGTAPGAAGPGAERLTPPGHGPVGPARRRGYVLGGLTAGVVAALIAMPWWLPQYGSPDDDAGRIRATDSTPPAHHSSSPSPSPSPVPPTTAASTPTPSPTPTPTPTPTPKPSHTPLDRQAIERVFTLYMNGLTNHDMTSLRRGTCPRLRSTLLGFALNGYFVDRWELQPYEVFPNMDELSVEAKITRRDPETGKLAGDVLNQWIIERAADQQYYVCGWLNQE; the protein is encoded by the coding sequence GTGACTGACGATCGCGGACGACTGCTGGCAGGCCGGTACCGGCTGGCCGAACTGCTGGGCCAGGGCGGCATGGGGACCGTCTGGCGGGCTCACGACGAGCAACTCGACCGGGAGGTCGCCCTCAAGGAGCTCCGGCTGCCCGACGACCTCGACGCCTCCCTGCGCAAGGCCTGGATCGGCCGCCTCGACCGCGAGGCGCGCGCGGCCGCCAGACTGAAACACCCGGGGGTCATCACCGTCCACGACCGGATAGCCGGCGAAGACGGCCGCCCGTGGATCGTGATGGAACTCGTCAACGGCGGCTCCCTGGACGACCTGATCAAGGAGGACGGACCGCTTCCGCCGGCCGAGGTGGCCAAGATCGGCCGACAGGTTCTGGACGCGCTGCGCGCCGTGCACGCCACGGGCGTCACCCACCGGGACATCAAGCCCGCCAACGTGCTCCTCGAAGGCGACCGGGTGGTGCTGACCGACTTCGGGATCGCCGCCGTGGAGGGCGAACCCGGGCTGACCCGGTCGGGGGCCCTCATGGGGACCCCGGCCTACATGTCCCCCGAGCAGGTACGCGGCCTCCCGGCGACCGCCGAATCCGACCTGTGGTCCGTGGGCGCGACGCTGTTCACCGCCGTGGAGGGACACCCTCCGTTCAGTGGCTCCGGTTCCTGGGCCGTCTTCGTCGCCATCGCCACCGAGGAACCCGCCACCGCCGTCCGCGCCGGGGAACTCGCCCCCGTGCTGACGGGCCTCCTCCGCAAGGACCCGGCGCAACGCCTCACCGCCGAGGAGGCGTACGACCTGCTCGCCGGACCGGCGGGCGAAGCGGAGCCCTCCCGGCCGGGCCCCGCGCCCACATCCGCGTCCACACTGCGGCTGGGTACGGCGCCGGGCGCCGCCGGCCCCGGAGCGGAACGGCTGACCCCACCGGGGCACGGCCCCGTCGGTCCTGCCCGACGGCGGGGGTACGTGCTGGGCGGTCTGACGGCCGGCGTCGTGGCCGCGCTGATCGCGATGCCCTGGTGGTTACCGCAGTACGGATCCCCTGACGACGACGCCGGCCGCATCCGCGCGACCGACTCCACGCCGCCCGCCCACCATTCCTCGTCCCCGTCCCCGTCTCCATCCCCAGTCCCACCCACCACAGCCGCCTCCACCCCCACCCCCAGCCCGACCCCCACTCCCACGCCGACCCCCACCCCCAAGCCCTCGCACACCCCCCTCGACCGCCAAGCGATCGAGCGCGTCTTCACGCTCTACATGAACGGCCTGACCAACCACGACATGACCTCGCTGCGCCGAGGCACCTGCCCCCGGCTGCGCTCGACCCTGCTCGGATTCGCCCTCAACGGCTATTTCGTGGATCGCTGGGAACTTCAGCCCTACGAGGTCTTCCCGAACATGGACGAGCTCAGCGTGGAAGCGAAGATCACCCGGCGGGACCCGGAGACCGGGAAACTCGCGGGCGACGTCCTCAACCAATGGATCATCGAGCGGGCCGCGGACCAGCAGTACTACGTATGCGGCTGGCTCAACCAGGAGTGA
- a CDS encoding TetR/AcrR family transcriptional regulator C-terminal domain-containing protein — protein sequence MPREGGADATGIDPERLWLGSGRPRRGRKPAYSREAITAAAVALADADGLEAVTMRKVAAQVGAGAMSLYSYAPDKETLLELMVDHVSGELPTTNTPTGDWRADLKAIAHLQRAHMLRHPWLPAALAAGRTPGPNTLAFLERALAALRPTGLDGAAKLEVFAQLTAFVAGHVAHEIARAAASRSPDRTAAEARYLAAVAADGDHPELAEALAAPGRPLTPEATFTRFLNRLIDGLDTD from the coding sequence ATGCCCCGTGAAGGAGGGGCCGACGCCACGGGCATCGACCCCGAGCGGCTCTGGCTGGGCTCCGGCCGGCCCCGCAGGGGCCGCAAGCCCGCCTACAGCCGAGAGGCGATCACGGCGGCGGCGGTCGCCCTGGCGGACGCGGACGGGCTCGAAGCGGTCACCATGCGGAAAGTCGCCGCGCAGGTCGGAGCCGGCGCCATGTCGCTCTACAGCTACGCCCCCGACAAGGAGACGCTGCTGGAGTTGATGGTCGATCACGTCAGCGGCGAACTGCCGACCACGAACACACCCACCGGTGACTGGCGGGCCGACCTGAAGGCCATCGCCCACCTCCAGCGCGCCCACATGCTGCGACACCCCTGGCTACCCGCCGCTCTGGCCGCAGGCCGCACCCCCGGCCCCAACACCCTGGCCTTCCTGGAACGCGCGCTCGCCGCCCTGCGGCCCACCGGACTGGACGGTGCGGCGAAGCTGGAGGTCTTCGCGCAACTCACCGCGTTCGTGGCCGGGCACGTCGCCCATGAGATCGCGCGGGCCGCGGCCTCACGGTCCCCCGACCGCACCGCGGCCGAAGCCCGTTACCTCGCCGCCGTCGCCGCGGACGGCGACCACCCGGAACTCGCCGAAGCCCTCGCCGCCCCCGGACGCCCCCTGACGCCCGAGGCCACCTTCACCCGGTTCCTCAACCGCCTGATCGACGGCCTCGACACCGACTGA
- a CDS encoding dienelactone hydrolase family protein, whose protein sequence is MTVTTRTVEYPADGLTMIGHLALPAGVDRRPAVLIGPEGPGLNDFQRRRADALAELGYVALAFDINGGRWFTDPEEMLAHTTPLLADPDRMRGIGHAALDVLRAEPRTDPERVAAIGYGTGGAIALELGRDGADLRAIGTVNALTTGRPGEAARIRCPVWVGVGSEDPIMPPAQRDAFTAEMQAAGVDWRLVVYGGALHAFHHPPVDQTVVPGVGHHPRHAQRAWRDVVGLLAECLPVTE, encoded by the coding sequence ATGACGGTTACGACACGCACGGTCGAGTACCCGGCCGACGGCCTGACGATGATCGGACACCTCGCGCTCCCGGCCGGTGTCGACCGCCGGCCCGCGGTTCTGATCGGGCCGGAGGGGCCGGGGTTGAACGACTTCCAGCGCCGCCGGGCCGACGCCCTGGCCGAGCTCGGCTACGTGGCGCTGGCCTTCGACATCAACGGCGGGCGCTGGTTCACCGACCCCGAGGAGATGCTGGCGCACACGACGCCCCTGCTCGCCGACCCCGACCGGATGCGGGGCATCGGCCACGCGGCGCTCGACGTGCTGCGCGCCGAACCGCGGACCGACCCCGAACGCGTCGCCGCCATCGGCTACGGCACCGGAGGCGCGATCGCGCTGGAACTCGGGCGCGACGGCGCCGACCTGCGCGCGATCGGGACGGTCAACGCGCTGACCACGGGCCGACCGGGCGAGGCGGCGCGCATCCGCTGCCCGGTGTGGGTCGGCGTCGGGTCGGAAGACCCGATCATGCCGCCCGCGCAACGGGACGCGTTCACCGCCGAGATGCAGGCCGCGGGCGTCGACTGGCGCCTCGTCGTGTACGGCGGAGCCTTGCACGCCTTCCACCACCCGCCAGTCGACCAAACGGTGGTCCCCGGCGTCGGCCACCACCCGCGGCACGCCCAGCGAGCCTGGCGCGACGTCGTCGGCCTGCTCGCCGAGTGCCTGCCCGTGACGGAGTGA
- a CDS encoding lipase family protein has translation MSVPTTIDHTAKKHSPALAYWMVQAAALAYKDEAAVETQAREWGFDRVRHHHTRFTPPFPLQDTQAYTIASDKMIITGFRGSEPAQIRDWLSDATTPPWPGPAKTGFVHYGFGEALDSVFPTVKEALADFRDNDQSVWFTGHSLGGALAMLAGCRMYLEAPRLQADGIYTYGQPRTCERVLAAACNKSFKDRLHRYVNNNDIVPQLPPEPVYTHVDTLHYIDSTGRIRSSMPLLGAVGDRVKGLTADLLAPASDALRDHPIKQYVAAMEKNLA, from the coding sequence GTGTCCGTACCGACGACGATCGACCACACCGCGAAGAAGCACAGCCCGGCGCTTGCCTACTGGATGGTCCAGGCGGCGGCCCTCGCCTACAAGGACGAGGCGGCCGTCGAGACCCAGGCGCGGGAGTGGGGCTTCGATCGCGTACGTCACCACCACACCCGCTTCACGCCGCCGTTCCCGCTCCAGGACACTCAGGCATACACGATCGCCAGCGACAAGATGATCATCACGGGATTCCGGGGTAGCGAACCGGCCCAGATCCGCGACTGGCTCTCCGATGCCACCACCCCGCCCTGGCCGGGCCCGGCCAAGACCGGCTTCGTCCACTACGGCTTCGGCGAGGCCCTCGACTCCGTCTTCCCCACCGTGAAGGAGGCCCTGGCCGACTTCCGCGACAACGACCAGAGCGTGTGGTTCACCGGCCACAGCCTCGGCGGTGCCCTCGCGATGCTGGCCGGCTGCCGCATGTACCTGGAAGCGCCGCGCCTGCAGGCCGACGGCATCTACACCTACGGGCAGCCCCGCACCTGCGAACGGGTCCTGGCGGCCGCCTGCAACAAGAGCTTCAAGGACCGCCTGCACCGTTACGTCAACAACAACGACATCGTCCCGCAGCTGCCGCCCGAACCCGTCTACACCCACGTCGACACCCTGCACTACATCGATTCCACCGGGCGCATCCGCTCCTCGATGCCGCTGCTGGGCGCTGTCGGCGACCGGGTCAAGGGCCTGACCGCCGACCTCCTGGCCCCGGCGAGCGACGCCCTGCGCGACCACCCGATCAAGCAGTACGTCGCCGCCATGGAGAAGAACCTCGCCTGA
- a CDS encoding VOC family protein, translated as MVSVVQNVAIDCSDAYALARFWSEVTGSPLHPQDRQGDRETQVMLPEGPVLYFNQVPESKTIKNRIHLCLRPTTSREEEVERLLALGSTLIADHRKPDGTGWAVLADPEGNEFCVLRSESDRAATPS; from the coding sequence ATGGTTTCGGTAGTGCAAAACGTGGCGATTGACTGTTCGGATGCCTATGCGCTGGCACGGTTTTGGAGTGAGGTGACCGGTTCTCCGCTGCATCCGCAGGACAGACAGGGCGACCGGGAGACGCAAGTGATGCTTCCGGAGGGCCCGGTGCTGTACTTCAACCAGGTGCCAGAGTCGAAGACGATCAAAAACCGGATCCACTTGTGCCTCCGTCCGACGACCTCGCGCGAGGAGGAGGTGGAGCGGCTGTTGGCTCTCGGATCCACCCTGATCGCTGATCACCGCAAGCCCGACGGCACGGGTTGGGCCGTCCTCGCCGATCCTGAAGGCAACGAATTCTGTGTCCTCCGTAGCGAGTCCGATCGCGCTGCGACGCCTTCTTGA
- a CDS encoding RiPP maturation radical SAM C-methyltransferase, with protein sequence MDAREEPAGDSAGLSDPVRLQLLHVLFTLAQSERARRAEEASAPPATDSPPGAAADASEAARLSAALKAHMACLDDAELEREHRRLAGAFLREVDRRIAGSGTLPGRRIDFANVPAAQEPPAGSNTAEPRVALVSLPWMSPTLPSIQLATLASALRQEGIESDVHELYVDYAARIGLNLYNLLGNLLGYLPEWIFSRHYYGPEQGDHLTGMLEQRPLGNDFPWPELADSVLAALEPVTEEFLDDLVRQTDWSRYDVVGFSLTISQLGASMAVARRLKRAFPSLRIIFGGSQCAGPMGSTILRICPYVDAVVHIEGELVLADLVRRLRDGRPLGGLSGVSHRTSHGEVVTEPAAELVLGGSRKLDLDYDAYFHRLVRLGLTEKMNPWLPFESSRGCWYGQKVQCTFCGLHDIMEFRAWDADVVLAQLERLEQRYGVGRFYSMDLIMPREYLRTLLPRIAERHDDWMFFYEIKANMRRSELETLAAAGVRWVQPGIESLDADLLALMRKGVKPFQNVLLLKWCQELGIHCGWNLLFGLPGESQASYTRMAELIPKLTHLQPPSGGGRFQLHRFSPYFEQPEAHGVRWDGAHRMFRYAFPIDKADLDQLVYLHDFTVDPALGPPVDPAEVEVAVRKWRRAHQAGASLALTELPGGESVVVDHRDVEKAPARHRLDPTETALYRHLDAGVAQKLLAESFRGEDRASFEALGGESGITALVARWVADGLVIRIDGKILALAVHAHRMASRRVPASSGAGAASETGLATQTAMVM encoded by the coding sequence GTGGATGCCCGAGAGGAGCCTGCCGGCGACAGCGCGGGCCTGTCCGACCCGGTACGGCTTCAGCTGCTGCATGTCCTCTTCACCCTCGCCCAGAGCGAGCGCGCCCGCCGCGCGGAGGAGGCCTCCGCGCCCCCGGCGACGGACTCACCGCCGGGGGCGGCCGCCGATGCGTCCGAAGCGGCGCGGCTCAGCGCCGCGCTCAAGGCGCACATGGCCTGCCTCGACGACGCGGAGCTCGAACGGGAACACCGTCGCCTGGCCGGGGCCTTCCTGCGGGAGGTCGACCGTCGCATCGCGGGGTCCGGCACCCTCCCGGGCCGGCGCATCGACTTCGCGAACGTGCCGGCCGCCCAGGAGCCGCCCGCCGGGTCGAATACCGCTGAGCCCCGGGTGGCGCTGGTCTCCCTGCCGTGGATGTCGCCCACCCTGCCGTCGATCCAGCTCGCCACCCTCGCATCAGCGCTCCGCCAAGAAGGCATCGAGTCCGATGTCCACGAGCTGTACGTGGACTACGCGGCGCGCATCGGGCTCAACCTCTACAACCTTCTGGGCAACCTCCTCGGCTACCTCCCGGAATGGATCTTCTCCCGGCACTACTACGGTCCCGAGCAAGGCGATCACCTCACGGGCATGCTGGAACAGCGCCCGCTCGGCAACGACTTTCCCTGGCCGGAGCTGGCCGACTCCGTGCTCGCGGCACTCGAACCCGTCACCGAGGAATTCCTCGACGACCTCGTACGGCAGACCGACTGGTCCCGGTACGACGTCGTCGGCTTCTCGCTGACCATTTCGCAGCTCGGTGCGTCGATGGCCGTCGCGCGGCGGCTCAAGCGCGCGTTCCCCTCGCTGCGGATCATCTTCGGCGGCTCACAGTGCGCCGGTCCCATGGGCAGCACGATCCTGCGCATCTGCCCGTACGTGGACGCCGTCGTGCACATCGAGGGGGAGCTCGTACTGGCCGACCTCGTGCGGCGGTTGCGTGACGGGCGCCCGCTGGGCGGCCTTTCCGGGGTGAGCCACCGGACGTCCCACGGCGAAGTCGTGACCGAACCTGCCGCGGAGCTGGTTCTCGGCGGCAGCCGCAAGCTCGACCTCGACTACGACGCCTACTTCCACCGGCTCGTCCGCCTCGGCCTGACCGAGAAGATGAACCCGTGGCTGCCGTTCGAGAGCAGCCGCGGCTGCTGGTACGGGCAGAAGGTGCAGTGCACGTTCTGCGGCCTCCACGACATCATGGAGTTCCGCGCCTGGGACGCGGATGTCGTCCTGGCACAGCTGGAGCGACTCGAACAGCGATACGGCGTGGGGCGCTTCTACTCCATGGACCTCATCATGCCGAGGGAGTACCTGCGGACCCTTCTCCCCCGGATCGCCGAACGCCACGACGACTGGATGTTCTTCTACGAGATCAAGGCGAACATGCGGCGCAGTGAGCTGGAGACGCTCGCGGCCGCCGGGGTCCGTTGGGTGCAGCCGGGGATCGAGAGCCTGGACGCCGACCTCCTGGCGCTCATGCGCAAGGGGGTCAAGCCGTTCCAGAACGTCCTGTTGCTCAAGTGGTGCCAGGAGCTGGGGATCCACTGCGGTTGGAACCTGCTGTTCGGTCTTCCGGGAGAGAGCCAGGCGTCCTACACGCGGATGGCGGAGCTGATCCCGAAGCTGACGCACCTTCAGCCACCCTCCGGGGGCGGTCGGTTCCAGCTACACCGCTTCAGCCCGTACTTCGAGCAACCGGAAGCCCACGGCGTCCGGTGGGACGGCGCGCACCGGATGTTCCGGTACGCCTTCCCCATCGACAAGGCGGATCTCGACCAGCTCGTTTACCTCCACGACTTCACCGTGGACCCGGCCCTCGGCCCGCCGGTGGACCCCGCGGAGGTGGAGGTGGCGGTCCGGAAATGGCGACGGGCCCACCAGGCGGGCGCGAGTCTCGCGCTGACCGAGTTGCCGGGCGGGGAGAGCGTCGTCGTCGATCACCGTGACGTGGAGAAGGCACCCGCTCGCCATCGCCTCGACCCGACCGAGACCGCGCTGTACCGCCACCTCGACGCCGGCGTCGCGCAGAAGCTCCTCGCCGAGAGCTTCCGGGGGGAGGACCGCGCCTCGTTCGAGGCGCTGGGCGGGGAGAGCGGGATCACGGCACTGGTCGCGCGGTGGGTGGCGGACGGTCTGGTGATCCGCATCGACGGGAAGATCCTCGCGCTCGCCGTCCACGCGCACCGCATGGCGTCCCGTCGCGTACCAGCGTCGTCCGGCGCCGGGGCCGCGTCCGAGACCGGTCTCGCCACCCAGACGGCGATGGTGATGTGA
- a CDS encoding DUF2795 domain-containing protein yields MSYEENLKAVLNENKTKPGYTPGNEHQAVDKWPATKQDIIKAAESDGAPKARLAALARLPKDSYADASTLIADLAKI; encoded by the coding sequence GTGAGCTACGAAGAGAACCTGAAAGCCGTGCTCAACGAGAACAAGACGAAGCCGGGTTATACGCCCGGCAATGAGCACCAAGCAGTCGACAAGTGGCCCGCGACCAAGCAAGACATCATCAAGGCGGCCGAGAGTGATGGCGCTCCCAAGGCGCGTCTGGCAGCACTCGCCAGGCTTCCCAAGGACTCGTACGCGGACGCCTCGACGCTCATTGCCGACCTCGCCAAGATCTGA
- a CDS encoding threonine/serine dehydratase, translating to MHHQLTYGDIKTATDRISGRVRPVTLTPTPPAPGTIRTAHRGPRDRRDDRPEQPYELWLALEFMQHTGSFKARGAQNFIQAHRDAGTLPDAGVTIASGGNAGLACAWAAQQQGVRATVFLPTTAPAVKVGKLRGYGADVRLVGAEYAEALAACEEFAVTTGALASHAYDHPLIAAGAGTLLEEIHRQIPDLDTVVVAVGGGGLFAGVATAARHHGIRTVAVEPENCRALNAAIEAGRPVDVTVDSIAADSLGARRTSAMALHAAQQDDVYSVLVPDSEIVRARQALWDDRRIAVEYGAATALAALTCPDLPAQPASARGSYRPGSGEKVCVVLCGANTDPTTLISPEN from the coding sequence GTGCACCACCAGCTCACGTACGGCGACATCAAGACCGCCACCGACCGGATCTCGGGGCGCGTCCGCCCCGTCACCCTGACCCCGACCCCGCCCGCCCCGGGCACGATCCGCACCGCGCATCGCGGCCCCCGCGACCGCCGCGACGACCGCCCCGAACAGCCCTACGAGCTGTGGCTCGCCCTGGAGTTCATGCAGCACACGGGCTCGTTCAAGGCCCGCGGCGCGCAGAACTTCATCCAGGCCCACCGCGACGCCGGCACCCTCCCCGACGCGGGTGTGACGATCGCCTCGGGCGGCAACGCCGGCCTGGCCTGCGCCTGGGCCGCTCAGCAGCAGGGCGTACGAGCCACCGTGTTCCTTCCCACCACCGCCCCGGCGGTGAAGGTGGGCAAGCTCCGCGGCTACGGCGCCGACGTGCGACTGGTCGGCGCGGAGTACGCCGAGGCGCTGGCCGCGTGCGAGGAGTTCGCCGTCACCACCGGGGCGCTCGCCTCGCACGCCTACGACCACCCGCTCATCGCGGCCGGCGCCGGCACGCTGCTGGAGGAGATCCACCGGCAGATCCCCGACCTGGACACCGTCGTGGTCGCGGTCGGTGGCGGCGGACTGTTCGCCGGCGTCGCGACCGCCGCCCGGCACCACGGCATCCGCACCGTCGCCGTCGAGCCGGAGAACTGCCGCGCCCTGAACGCCGCGATCGAGGCCGGCCGCCCGGTCGACGTCACGGTGGACTCGATCGCCGCCGACTCCCTCGGCGCCCGCCGCACCTCGGCGATGGCTCTGCACGCCGCCCAGCAGGACGACGTGTACTCCGTGCTGGTGCCGGACAGCGAGATCGTCCGCGCCCGTCAGGCTCTGTGGGACGACCGGCGCATCGCGGTCGAGTACGGCGCCGCCACCGCCCTGGCCGCGCTCACCTGCCCAGACCTGCCCGCACAACCCGCCTCGGCGCGAGGTAGCTACCGACCGGGCAGCGGCGAGAAGGTATGCGTGGTCCTCTGCGGCGCCAACACCGACCCCACCACGCTCATTTCGCCCGAGAACTGA
- the fabV gene encoding enoyl-[acyl-carrier-protein] reductase FabV, whose amino-acid sequence MNERVLTPRNRGFLFLDSHPAGCERLVADMWQACPAPVDAPDGDGPVALVIGSSAGYGLAATLAGLKRAGIRGICVAFEKAPTVRRTATAGWYRTAATADIARAAGRDVVFLNGDAFSDAMKDEVADLIEQRFGGRLDYLIYSVAAPRRTDPDTGATYASVLKPIGRANRTKTLVFDDDGVPEVREVATEPAEGDDVRQTVAVMGGADWERWIDHLAARGLLADGFATAALSYIGSSLTAAIYRQGTIGAAKAHLEATARTLNDKLDKTVGGRAVTSVNGAAVTQSSTAIPGIALYTGLLRGVLGDGLVPPIHQLAALWDQLTGAAPLALDDEGRIRLDTFELTDEVQAAVAERWEAATTATIAELADLDWFRAEVRRLYGFSVPGIDYAAPVTTDVPWPDHTA is encoded by the coding sequence GTGAACGAGCGCGTTCTCACCCCCCGCAACCGGGGTTTCCTCTTTCTCGACTCCCACCCGGCAGGGTGTGAGCGGTTGGTGGCCGACATGTGGCAGGCCTGCCCCGCCCCCGTCGACGCGCCGGACGGCGACGGGCCGGTGGCGCTCGTCATCGGTTCCTCTGCCGGATACGGCCTCGCGGCCACCCTCGCCGGACTCAAGCGCGCCGGCATCCGCGGTATCTGCGTGGCCTTCGAGAAGGCCCCCACCGTACGGCGCACCGCGACGGCCGGCTGGTACCGCACCGCCGCCACCGCCGACATCGCCCGCGCCGCCGGGCGGGACGTCGTCTTCCTCAACGGCGATGCCTTCTCCGACGCGATGAAGGACGAGGTCGCCGACCTCATCGAGCAGCGCTTCGGCGGCCGGCTGGACTACCTGATCTACTCGGTGGCCGCGCCCCGTCGCACCGACCCGGACACCGGTGCCACGTACGCCTCGGTCCTCAAGCCGATCGGCCGGGCGAACCGCACCAAGACCCTCGTCTTCGACGACGACGGCGTTCCCGAGGTCCGCGAGGTCGCGACCGAGCCGGCCGAGGGCGACGACGTGCGGCAGACCGTGGCCGTGATGGGCGGCGCGGACTGGGAGCGTTGGATCGACCACCTCGCCGCGCGCGGACTGCTGGCGGACGGGTTCGCCACCGCCGCGCTCTCCTACATCGGCTCGTCGCTGACCGCGGCGATCTACCGGCAGGGCACCATCGGCGCGGCCAAGGCCCACCTGGAAGCCACCGCCCGCACCCTGAACGACAAGCTCGACAAGACGGTGGGCGGGCGGGCCGTGACTTCCGTCAACGGCGCCGCCGTCACCCAGTCGTCCACCGCGATCCCCGGCATCGCCCTGTACACCGGCCTGCTGCGCGGCGTCCTCGGCGACGGCCTCGTTCCGCCGATCCACCAGCTCGCCGCCCTGTGGGACCAGCTCACCGGCGCCGCCCCGCTCGCGCTGGACGACGAGGGCCGTATCCGTCTGGACACCTTCGAGTTGACCGACGAGGTCCAGGCGGCCGTCGCCGAACGCTGGGAGGCCGCCACCACGGCGACCATCGCCGAACTGGCCGACCTCGACTGGTTCCGCGCCGAGGTCCGACGCCTCTACGGGTTCTCCGTGCCCGGCATCGACTACGCCGCCCCGGTCACCACCGACGTCCCCTGGCCCGACCACACCGCCTGA
- a CDS encoding CocE/NonD family hydrolase, with protein MRATWRGLPAKRHDVGWEPGLSVPAADGSPLITDHYFPRAEGDFPTLLVRSPYGRGLPWSPMYGLLFAEQGFHVVLQSCRGTGGSGGEFDLWRNEVADGRATVSWLREQSWFNGTLGTVGPSYLGYVQWALAVDPPPELKAMAVQVGLHDPYALFHADGALRLENALVVGAGMTYQHQGMAPFVRATLRLQRRLREVITAKPLRGAYASALGGEVPWLDDVMSHPDAEDAYWDGASTASVAERLSVPTSLITGWHDVLGDQTFEQYRRLREAGCETALLVGPWTHTSALQRGWPEVFAESLAWLRAHLCDDPTDLRPTRVRVHVGGEDDWRDLDDWPPAAAVSPWFPTPQGHLTQQAPAESAPLTSFRYDPDDPTPSLGGPLLSRTAGPRDNGTLEIRDDVLTFTSPPLTAPVDILGPISARLSISTDTGHADVFTRLCDVDPQGRSVNVCDGLGRLRTAEQAAPSHLTVPMSSTAHRFAVGHRIRWQISGGAHPRYARNPGNGQSPVDATTFTPVRITLHTDSALMLATPTHGSAEA; from the coding sequence ATGAGGGCGACCTGGCGCGGCCTCCCGGCCAAACGACACGACGTCGGGTGGGAGCCGGGGCTGTCGGTGCCCGCCGCCGACGGCAGCCCACTCATCACCGACCACTACTTCCCGCGCGCCGAGGGCGACTTCCCCACCCTCCTGGTGCGCTCGCCGTACGGCAGGGGCCTGCCGTGGTCTCCCATGTACGGCCTGCTCTTCGCCGAACAGGGCTTCCACGTCGTGCTGCAGAGCTGCCGCGGCACCGGCGGCTCCGGCGGTGAGTTCGACCTGTGGCGCAACGAGGTCGCCGACGGTCGGGCGACGGTGTCCTGGCTGCGCGAGCAGAGCTGGTTCAACGGAACACTGGGGACCGTCGGCCCCAGCTACCTGGGATACGTGCAGTGGGCGCTCGCCGTGGACCCGCCACCGGAGCTGAAGGCGATGGCGGTGCAGGTGGGGCTGCACGATCCGTACGCCCTGTTCCACGCGGACGGTGCGCTCCGCCTGGAGAACGCCCTCGTCGTCGGGGCCGGCATGACCTACCAGCACCAAGGCATGGCACCGTTCGTGAGGGCGACACTGCGCCTGCAGCGTCGCCTGCGTGAGGTCATCACCGCGAAGCCGCTGCGCGGGGCGTACGCATCCGCTCTCGGGGGCGAGGTGCCCTGGCTGGACGACGTCATGTCACACCCGGATGCCGAGGACGCGTACTGGGACGGCGCGTCGACGGCATCGGTCGCGGAGCGGCTGAGCGTGCCGACCAGTCTGATCACCGGATGGCACGACGTACTGGGCGACCAGACCTTCGAGCAGTACCGGCGCCTGCGTGAGGCCGGGTGCGAGACCGCCTTGCTCGTCGGCCCCTGGACCCACACGTCCGCGCTCCAGCGGGGGTGGCCCGAGGTGTTCGCCGAGAGCCTCGCCTGGCTGCGCGCGCACCTGTGCGACGATCCCACCGACCTCCGCCCCACCCGGGTGCGCGTGCACGTCGGCGGCGAAGACGACTGGCGGGACCTCGACGACTGGCCGCCGGCCGCCGCCGTCAGCCCGTGGTTTCCCACCCCGCAGGGACACCTCACCCAGCAGGCACCCGCCGAATCCGCACCGCTGACGTCGTTCCGCTACGACCCGGACGACCCCACCCCCTCCCTCGGCGGACCGCTGCTCTCCCGTACGGCCGGTCCTCGCGACAACGGCACCCTGGAGATCCGGGACGACGTACTGACCTTCACCAGCCCCCCGCTGACCGCACCCGTGGACATCCTCGGCCCGATCTCCGCGCGGTTGAGCATCTCCACGGACACCGGCCACGCCGACGTCTTCACCCGCCTGTGCGACGTGGACCCACAAGGCCGCTCCGTCAACGTCTGCGACGGGCTGGGCCGGCTTCGGACCGCCGAACAGGCGGCGCCCTCGCACCTCACCGTGCCGATGAGCTCCACCGCCCACCGCTTCGCCGTCGGGCACCGCATACGCTGGCAGATCAGCGGAGGCGCCCACCCGCGCTACGCCCGCAACCCCGGCAACGGACAGTCGCCGGTGGACGCCACCACCTTCACACCGGTGCGCATCACGCTCCACACGGACTCGGCCCTGATGCTCGCGACGCCCACCCACGGCTCCGCTGAGGCCTAA